Genomic DNA from Solanum pennellii chromosome 3, SPENNV200:
AAGTCTAGATTATTATATAGTGTATAGTGTTTAATCAAATGTGTACTTATTAAGAATATTCacctttttgtttcttatattaCTACTTATATATAATCAGACTAAAGTAAGAAGCAAAAACAAAACTCAGTAAAATGCAGTAGCTAAAATGTGATTTAACACCGGTAAAACTAGTACTTGGAACAATGTTGCATCAATATTTTGCTTAGTTGTTACTGTGTAATATGTTTTCAATCATCTAAGAAATTCAACAATCTGTTGGCAAGCTTCCGCAGTTCACCTTCTGTTGTGTGGATCCAAAATTAGGCATGATAGAGTCCTCGAGGTTCAGCTTTCTTCAGCTCCTCAAGAACACACAGTTGTCTCCGGTGCTTTTTCCCATTGCGGTGTGATATGAAATTATCTTCATTCATGCATGGAACTTGACATAATTCACACCACAATAGTTGCCTTTTCTCATCTTTGATCTTCTTTCCGTGTTCCATCTCATATTGTTTAGCCTTGTGTTTCTGACCTTTAAGGTGCATCTTTAATAAATTTTCGTCCTGGCAGTAAATTTCACACAAGTCACATCTTATAACTTGCTTGTTTTTCCCGCTGACATTTGAATATCCCCGGCATTGCAGTTTTACCTTGTGCTTGTTACCTCTCAAGTGAAGCTCGTAACATAGATCTCCAGAGCAGTAAACTTCACAGTCTTTACAGTAGTGCATTACGTTTGGTGTATGCTGCTGTTGAATTGACACAAAGCCAGAGTTACTGGACTCTGCATTTCTCTTCCTACGTGAGTAAGTATACGTAGGGCTTAATGATGGACGTGGTGGCGATGTCATACTCTTGATGATGATACCTATCAGGATGTAAAAAACTGTTAAAGAGGAGCAACAGGAACATTCAGCAGTACTTATTACTTACTTCGTTCATCAGATTCCAAATGTTTTAACGTTTCCTGAGAAGCTTCGTTGTGTATATAAGTTGGTGCACCACAATCAATTACTCTAACATCGGATTTCTTGTTCTTGGAAATCAAAGCTTTACGTCTTTTTACCTAAAACTTGGATAAGTTTCCATTAGATTTTGAACATTTGACACTCAGAACACCAGATACACTATCAGTGAGCACTTACATTCGAGTTGTTCCTTGAGATGTTACCTAGACAGAATGACGAGAGTAAACTTAAAAGAACAGCAATAAATCTATACAATGTGTGCAAATAAATGTAACATTCTGCAGATATTAGTCTGATCATCGTAGAACTTAGTTCTACTAACGCGTGAAAAAACTAGAAAGGAAAATTGAAGATGAATTACCTATAGCATTAATTTCATCATCAGATTCATATTTACAGGTTGTTGTTGTTTGGCTGCAATCTGTTCTTCCATCAGTGGATATGTTTCTCTTCGAAATCAAAGCTTTCCATCGTTTCACCTAAAACTTACGATGATGTTCTATTAGAAGGACAAATCTATCACAGGAATTATCAGATATGCAGAGTAAATCCCAAATCTAATCTCTTTCTCATTCAAGCATATTATAGTTAAGTATTGATGAGAAGCAGTTATAGATAAATTGCACAAGGTCGGGAATCTTAGTAGCTCAGTTGAAACTTTCAACTTATTGCTGAGAATTCGATTCCTCAATCTTGTAATCCCCTCCTTATCTCCCTTTTCGCTTCCCCTCAATTACGACAATAATAAACCTAGTGAAATCAAATCACACAAATGGAGTCTGTCTAGTGAAATCAAACCACACAAGTAGAGTCTGAGAAAGGTTAGAACTTTGTACACAAATTTTACTCCTACCTCATTAAGGTAGAGAAGtaatttctggaaaaaaaaactcCGCTCAATAGTAAAGACAATAgtataacaaaaaaagaaaaataataacaacaaaatagtgCTATAATCAAAACACAATAacatacaaacatatatcacaaaTATTTAAAGCAAGAAACTAGTAGAAGAATAGGCTAATGCTATGACTGACACCAACAAACCTAAATACCGTCAAAAAGTAAGACAACACTCCACTACCTACTAACTTTCTATCCTAATCCTAATCTGCAAACTACACAGACTCCTATTTAAACTCATATCTTCGATAAGCTGAAATTGCATCATATCCTGTCTAATCACCGATATAATATCGATACATGTAATGAAACAAAGTAACAAAACCTACCTCCAAGGGAAGAACATCAATAGCATCATGATCTGGAAATAAATTAGCAATCTTCTGTTTAAATTGTAACTCCCGCTTAATTGCATTCTCCATTACCCTGTCTTCATTAATCATGTTTAATTAATCATTAACATTCAGATTTTAGTTTCTACAGCCATAGAATTAGAATGGAAACTTTACTAGAATACTAGgagttaaaaaaaatggagattATTATTATGAAGGGTATTATTGTCAAGTAAATGATCAGGCGTTAATTATGCACTTGGTACAAATCAGTACGAGCATTTGGGCCCGTGCCACGTCCTCACCTCACACCTTTTTTTCCAAGaaattgtgattataatttATAGAATAGTATAGTGAATTCTAGTTAAATCTCtgtttttgtgaaaaatgaaggaaatttCATTTTCGATTAATCTTATAAGCTAGGTCtttgattttaaaatagttttaaatatcTCACTATAGGCGGTATGAGCTATGTACTGGGTTAGCGGGCCCAAGTCCCCTAGTCCTCATAATTTGTCTATGGTAATGATAATGATATCAAGTTTCAAAAATCGAATATCAAAATTATGATATCGAAACTTTTAAATACCGTATCGTATCATACCATGCTCACTCATGTACGAGATGTACTAGGCTCACTACCAGGGCGGTCTATCGGGGCAAGGTCCCCTAGTCCTCATAATCTGTCTGATCTGGTTTGGTCTGGCCTGTTAAAGGCCCACTTAACATTGGGGGTTTTGGTGGGCATTTTTAGTGGTTCGTGTTAGCATAAATCGGTACAATTTAGTTGATTTCACATTTTCCTTGACATTACCATCAAACGTGTCCGCTAATAATAGCCTACTTTGAAACTAGGTCTGCGTGACTTTAAAACCTATTGATAATCGGTAAGACTTACTTATTTATATACCCAATATCTCCGGTATTTTgcgatttgttgtcacaattgATAATATGAGTTGGTGGTCGATGTTATGAGTCTATAAATATGTATACCCTACTTcactttaaagaattattaatgcCTTCCATCATTTTTCTGATTAAAAAAACATGGTGTTttataattagtaaaaaaattcaATGCAATATAATAGTACGTCCAATTTGTGCTAACTTAATTAAGCTTCTACATCCActttaaatgttcatatttacTCCAGTTTGGGCAAAACCCACCATGTTATTTGTAagtcattaaattttatttaatttagctACTGTTATAAGTAgataatcttgaattatgggGACAataatcatgtatttttttcaagtgcTCATTTTCATCTCTTTTAGTCATCCACTATATAAAAGAATTTGGCAATTACAAGACCTGATTATgacataattaattaacaacaaATTCCGTGTACtagataattaattatgaatttatgatgatGATCACCATAATCATGCACTAATCCACAACATAACTTTGTTTTACACTTGCCTTATAGGTGGGTTGGTGGGTCTCCTTCACTTGCTTTTACTTGGATTAACATTTCATTTCCTCTATAATTAAGTGCAATTTAAACTATAAAACGAGGTCGAAGTTACCATATCATGCTTGATATGTAGAGTTACTTTATTGTCGTACAAAAGAAATCTTTACGATGCTCAGAACATAAACtctaaagcaaaaaatattgaaaagttaATTCACATTTAAACTCTTATGATCCTAACAAAACAAGAGTGCCAAAACAAAGAATCTAAAAAGAACTGTTTACAAGAAGAATGTAATATGTGTGTATGTTACAAAtgtgtaaaaaaaaacaaaaaaaactattgACACTTTGCTGtgtaaatttgaaagaaaaattgatcaaaatgaAGGAGAAGTGCTACGACTGGATCCTGATCTTTGGCTGCGCGAAATCGCGATTAACATATCCAATACTTCCTTCATGTTAGGCCTAGCATGAGGAATATCAGCAATGCACCTTATTCCTATTCTAAGCAATTCACATAATTCCTCTGCTCCTTCTGCTAGGCCTGATACCAAAAGAGAAACTGGTATTATGGCTCTGGTGAATCCTTGCCTTCCGTCTCCCATCACACGTCTCGCCCATTCAACTAGACATTCCTCGCCTCCATCTACAGCGCGTCTCCCTGTGGCTAGCTCCATTGCTAGCACACCATAACTGTAGACATCGCCTTTTGTTGTGGCTTGCCATGTCTGTCCATATTCTGGTGCAACGTACCCGACTGTACCAGCAACCATTGTGCTAACATGACTATCTCCAGCATCCATGACCCTAGCTAGGCCAAAATCTGTGACTCTTGCCCTTCCGTCTTTGTCTAGCAGCACGTTGCTAGCCTTGACGTCTCTGTGGACTATACAAGGGTAGCACTCGTGGTGTAAGAAGACCAAAGCACGTGCAACATCAATTGCCACGTTGATTCGTTTCTTCCATGTGAATCTGGATCTATCTGTGATGATCTCATCTAAGCTTCCACCTCCCATGTATTCATAGACTAACAATTTCTCTGATCCATTAAGGCACCAACCGTAAAGTGTTACAAGATTCGGATGCCAACCAAAGTCATTTCCACTTAGTACTTCCATTTCAGCTCTAAACTCTCTTTCCCCTTCAATTCCCTCTCTTTGTAGCTTTTTCACTGCCACTTGCCTTCCATCAGGCAAGACTCCGCGATACACTGTCCCAAATCCTCCCTTCCCTATAATTCTGTCATTCGAGAATCTGCCTGTGGCCTTCAATATGTCAGAATGTGTGAAGCTTGTTCTGTCCAAACGGATAACCTTAACATCATTAGACAACCACGGGGAGGATGCACCTGAACTCGATGCAAGATCATGTCGGCCCTTTGAGTCCTCCAGTAGGTATCCTGGTGTATCTATCGGAGATTTTAGAACGAGGCAGACAACAAGTGACATAAGTCCACAAACTAGGAAAGCTAGTAGCAAAGCCATGAATACCAAAACTGTACCAACCTTTGTTGGCCTTTTGAAACTTCCACCCTTGTTTATAGCATTATTCGTAGTGTTATCAATGAAAGGTGGAAGGTGCAGCAATGGTAAGCCAAGATATGATGACTTCTCAAATGTGGCTAACTGCCCATTTTCTGGTATAGTACCATAGATGTACGCGTTGTAAGAGATATTGAACTTGCTTAGATCAGTCAAGTTACTAAAACTAGCTGGGAACAGACCAGAGAAATTGTTGCTGGACAGATCAAGATTCAATAAGCACTTAATGTTGCCAATCTGGCTTGGAATCTCACCAGATATTCTGTTTTGCGAAACATTAAGGACTACTAGCTGCATTTTTCCAATCTCTGAAGGGAACGTGCCACCGAATTCATTTACACCCAAATGAAGCATACTGAAATTCTGCATGCTGCCAATTTCAGGGGGGATCCCACCAGAAAATTTGTTCATACTAAGTTGAAGATAGCCTGATATCTGATTTGAACGAACATTACTACCCGGTTCACACACTGGAAATAAACCATACCCTTTGAGCAACTTATCCCATAGGCTTCTACAATTCTTCCTGGTAAGGAGAGGATATACAAAGCTAAATGGAGGATAATCAGCTGGTATCCATCTCTTCATAGCAAAGCATTCCCCCGAGCCAGCAGTCACCTTATCCTTAGCCCTATTCGACAAGAAAGTAGGCATAGGATTCGAGCCAATTCTTGCTAACTGAGGTGGAATTGAACCAGAAAGTTGATTGTTAGCAAGATTCAACCACAATAAGCTACTGCAATTTCCCAACTCGGGTGGGATTCCACCGGTGAGTGAATTGTTAGCAAGCATCAACCACAAAAGTGAGCTTAGCTTACCTAAACTTGGTGGTATTGAGCCAGTTAACTTATTAGATGAAAGATCAAGGGCCTGAAGTGTCGGAATGTCTCCGTATACTGATGGTATACTTCCATTAAAGTGGTTGTATGCAAGAATCAGAAACTTCAACCCTTTCATCTTAGAAAGTTCAACTGGCAATGGACCGGAGAATTGGTTATCGCTCAAGTCCAATCGAGAAAGGTTCACTAAATTGGGAATTCCAGAGGTAACTATACCTCCAGTATAAGAATTACCATGCAACAGAAGAAACTTTACCTGTGTAAATTGCCTGAAAATTTCTTGTATTTCTCCTCT
This window encodes:
- the LOC107014037 gene encoding zinc finger protein 385D-like, which encodes MINEDRVMENAIKRELQFKQKIANLFPDHDAIDVLPLEVKRWKALISKRNISTDGRTDCSQTTTTCKYESDDEINAIGNISRNNSNVKRRKALISKNKKSDVRVIDCGAPTYIHNEASQETLKHLESDERSIIIKSMTSPPRPSLSPTYTYSRRKRNAESSNSGFVSIQQQHTPNVMHYCKDCEVYCSGDLCYELHLRGNKHKVKLQCRGYSNVSGKNKQVIRCDLCEIYCQDENLLKMHLKGQKHKAKQYEMEHGKKIKDEKRQLLWCELCQVPCMNEDNFISHRNGKKHRRQLCVLEELKKAEPRGLYHA
- the LOC107012911 gene encoding probable LRR receptor-like serine/threonine-protein kinase At1g74360, whose translation is MSEEESDILLPVALFHLWLLITTVCGDTLENDKQVLLSYKDFLELQNPVNKGYRHTKWNASDSSPCSWSGVSCDVDRVTRIDLSGDSLAGNMFNNFSAMTELTYIDLSMNTIGGSIPADLGQCKNLRFLNLSHNIIDGELNLTGLNNLQVLDLTMNRIHGEISLTFPGICDSLVVANISNNNFTGEIGTTFDQCWNLRYLDLSYNNLTGGLSFGFDKLKEFSVSKNKCNGSLASSFFTPNCTLQVLDLSENGFVGGVPKEISNCKTLEDLNLSGNNFSGPIPEEIGSVTSLEALYLGSNNFSRDIPESLLSLSNLVFLDLSRNNFRGEIQEIFRQFTQVKFLLLHGNSYTGGIVTSGIPNLVNLSRLDLSDNQFSGPLPVELSKMKGLKFLILAYNHFNGSIPSVYGDIPTLQALDLSSNKLTGSIPPSLGKLSSLLWLMLANNSLTGGIPPELGNCSSLLWLNLANNQLSGSIPPQLARIGSNPMPTFLSNRAKDKVTAGSGECFAMKRWIPADYPPFSFVYPLLTRKNCRSLWDKLLKGYGLFPVCEPGSNVRSNQISGYLQLSMNKFSGGIPPEIGSMQNFSMLHLGVNEFGGTFPSEIGKMQLVVLNVSQNRISGEIPSQIGNIKCLLNLDLSSNNFSGLFPASFSNLTDLSKFNISYNAYIYGTIPENGQLATFEKSSYLGLPLLHLPPFIDNTTNNAINKGGSFKRPTKVGTVLVFMALLLAFLVCGLMSLVVCLVLKSPIDTPGYLLEDSKGRHDLASSSGASSPWLSNDVKVIRLDRTSFTHSDILKATGRFSNDRIIGKGGFGTVYRGVLPDGRQVAVKKLQREGIEGEREFRAEMEVLSGNDFGWHPNLVTLYGWCLNGSEKLLVYEYMGGGSLDEIITDRSRFTWKKRINVAIDVARALVFLHHECYPCIVHRDVKASNVLLDKDGRARVTDFGLARVMDAGDSHVSTMVAGTVGYVAPEYGQTWQATTKGDVYSYGVLAMELATGRRAVDGGEECLVEWARRVMGDGRQGFTRAIIPVSLLVSGLAEGAEELCELLRIGIRCIADIPHARPNMKEVLDMLIAISRSQRSGSSRSTSPSF